In Pseudomonadota bacterium, the genomic window ATGGTTTTCTGCAATTTGTGGGGAAAGGGATTTGTTAAGATTTATTGTCTGATTATCGGGATATTCTCGGGATGGATTTTGTCTTTGATACTTATTCCTGAGTATTGGCAAAACCTTGTGTCTGTAAAAAATAGTCCACTTTTCGCGTTGCCTCAATTTCATACACTTCTTAACCCGATAACATTTCGCTTCAATCTATTGATTCCGTTAATTGTTATTGCAATCGGCAGTACTTTGAAAACCTTTGGCAATCTTTTGGCTGCCCAGAAGATGTCAGAGCCCGAACTTGATAAGGTTAATTTTGTGCCTATCCGCAATGGCATAATAGCTGATGGCATTGCAACCACTGTGTCGGGCTTATTGGGTTCGATGGCCGTGGACACATCATCAAGCAATATCGGTTTAGCCGGTGCCACAAAAGTGCTTAGCAGATGGATTAGTGTTGTGGCAGGAGCCATTTTTATTGTTCTTGCATTTTTCCCGATGCTGACGAATGCCCTATCCCATATTCCAAAGCCTGTTCTTGGTGCCTCTCTCATTTTTAGTGGATGTTTTATGATTTGCGCGGGCTTAATACAGATGCTAAACGAAAATTTGGATCAACGTAAAACATTTGTGGTGGGCATTGCGTTATTTTTTGGTTTAAGCACCGCTTTTCTACCTTCGCTCTATGCTCGGGCACCAGAGTTTATACAGACATTTTTTACCGATCCATTGCCTACAACAACAATTCTTGCCGTGATATTGAATCAAATTTTTAATGTAGATATATTTTATAAAAAAATAAGAAAAATAGATTAGGATATTTCATCCTGAAAAGTGGAACTGAGAAAGGTACGAGTAACATTTTTTCGGAATAACCCAACCTACTGATCTATCAATCAGGACTATCTGTTTCATTCCAAATGTCTTTCTTCCTTATTTATTCCAGTCAATGATTTTAAATACCAGCTTCCAACTACAAACCTGCACCATACACGATCGGGAGAGCCTATTGAATACCACATGAAACGTGCAAGCGCTTAACAGCTTGTTTTCTGTTCCTGCAGAGTACGGCTGTCTCCCTGCAATCGAGTTTTTCAAGAATAAACAATTATATATTGTTTCGATTGGTAATAGCGACCCCTGCACAAATCTTTATGTGTGAATAGTACCCACATAAAAAATCAATACAAACCCGGGTTATACATGTTGTTTATTTTATGTTTTACATGAATTAGCATTTGACACCTCGATGAATATCCGGTAATCTGTCTAATAATTGATACATCTCGGCATTATTTATCGCCACGGGGACCAGATGAAAGATCCATCGAGTACAAATTCAGCATCGATCCAAGAGATATCCACCTTAAAAAAGAGAATCAAAGAGCTGGAACAATCAGCATTAGACCACAAACAGGCGGGAGAGGCCCTGCGAGAGAGCGAGAAGGCCTTGAAGGAATCTGAGGGCAGGCTCCGAAATATCATTGAGAGCAGCAAAGATGGCATCATTTTTTTCGACGGAAAAACCAAAAAGATCATCCTGGGAAACAGCGCCATGGCCGAGTTATTAAAATGTTCCAAGGAGGACTTAATTGGCAGGTCCATTTCATCCATACATCCCGCAGAAGAGTGGGCAAGTATTGAACAGAAATTTCAGAAACATCTGAGCGGTGGTCTTTCGTATTCTTCCGGGATTCCTGTCCTCCTCAATGACGGCTCCGTCGTCTACGCGGATATCAGCTCAAGCCCCGTAACGCTTGATGGGAGAGCTTACTTCTCTGCCTTTTTTCGCGATATCACCGAGCGCAAGCATTCAGAGAAGGCGCTGCATGAGAGCAAAGACAGATTTGCAGCAATTTCGGAAGGATCTGCAATTCCCCAATTTGCGATAGATAAAAACCATAACATCATTCTTTGGAATAAAGCCCTTGAGATATATAGTGGCATTAAGGCGAAAGACATGTTGGGCCACCCCGATTACTGGAAGGCCTTTTATAAGGAACAAAGACCCTGTCTCGTAGACCTGGTAGTAAAAGGCTCCAAAGAAGACGAGGTTTCCCGATGGTACGGCAGTATGTTTAATAAATCCAAACTCATTGAAGGAGCATATGAGGCAACAAGTTACTTCCCGCAAATGAGGGGAGGGGTATGGCTTCGCTTTACCGCAGCAGTTATAAGGGATTCGTCAGGAAACATCATGGCCGGCATTGAGACCCTCGATGATATAACAAGCCTGATGACTGTCGAGGCATCGCTTCGTGAGAGCGAGGCAAAATATCGCTCTATCTTCGAGAACGCCGTTGAAGGTATATTCCAGAGCACCCCTGAAGGACGTTTTATAAGCATCAACCCTGCAACAGCCCATATGCACGGTTTTGATTCTCCCGAGGACATGATAAACACCATATCCGATATTAAAACTCAACTATATGTCAACCAAGAACAAAGAAAAAAGTACATCCGTCTTCTAAAGGACAAGGGAAAGATTGAGAACTTTGAAGCCGAGATGTATCGGAAGGACGGAAGTAAAATCTGGACATCCATGAATGTCCGGGCAGTCCGTGATGATGCCGGGAATATCCTTTATTATGAGGGTACTATAGAGGATATCACCAAACGTAAGGAGGCAGAAGAACAACTAAGATATGAGAGGCAGAAGTTCGCCAT contains:
- a CDS encoding purine/pyrimidine permease, with amino-acid sequence MADNKKYEYSVNEVPPLGHLLLSAFQHVLIMVVAIGIPIIFSGQLNETPEFTASLVTFSMLASGIGSIIQALRLPYLGSGYLCPNLCGPSYLSLSLSAAWIGGLPLMRGITIVAGFIEIFLAPVIQKLKKVFPIYIVGLVVALVGISIIQISITSFFGLTFQGDAIRNIDIFIGAVSLLIMVFCNLWGKGFVKIYCLIIGIFSGWILSLILIPEYWQNLVSVKNSPLFALPQFHTLLNPITFRFNLLIPLIVIAIGSTLKTFGNLLAAQKMSEPELDKVNFVPIRNGIIADGIATTVSGLLGSMAVDTSSSNIGLAGATKVLSRWISVVAGAIFIVLAFFPMLTNALSHIPKPVLGASLIFSGCFMICAGLIQMLNENLDQRKTFVVGIALFFGLSTAFLPSLYARAPEFIQTFFTDPLPTTTILAVILNQIFNVDIFYKKIRKID